aggctaattaggcctattatataattaattataactttattaatataattaaattagtattaatagaagctataggctataaatactataagctttatataatagttatagctattaaaaagaacttcttatcaAGGAATTAATctagcttaattaaaatagctatttttaactatattttaattaatataattaattatatagatctaaatatcctattttatataatatctttagattagctagctaaagagctattataactaaaagacctaaaagaagctttaagATAAGGCAAGACCCTAATAACCAATTAGGCTACCtttctagctgcctttttaggcttagctagctataaagagtagctataaaatataattattaaggctaaatatatagttgGTTTCCTCCTGCTTATATAGGggttaaagataaatataaggtaatagtaaggtttaaaggtttaaaggaattaggttaacttttatataagttagttagtaaaagttaaattaacctaaagttaataataactctactaattaaatgTATATatctaggtatataattaattgaccttatatttaagagcaattaaagtaaagaagcagtagtTTAAACtagaattatttaacttttattattaaataaagaacttttataatatttaaaataacttaataaagtattattattaatttaattaagctttttattattaatattaattaaagatatattttaactattttttttaaatttttaagagatttttaataatttttttaatttattactttaatttttttatttattatttaaaaataagcttttttttaattatttaatttaaatctaaaaggcagtaatataaattaataatatagcttatttaataaaatagattattatttaaaataattctttttaattaattaaagtaaaattattaataacttttaaaggtattattaataatttatttaaatttaaattaattattataattatttaagggttaattattatatttaagtaatttaaataaaagctttaaaattattataattaatagagataaactaaatagatataatagtattatattaattaaagcttaaggatAGAAGATTTCTTAAAAAGggttattttaaaagaatcttataaagtctttaagttatataatttaaaaattaagctaattagctatattaagctattaatatataagcttaatatatattaaatttattattaaaagatataatactttattattacttaatattatattttatattatttataaatataaacttaatataaattaatttaattatttaaaaacctaattattataatattatttataaatataaatttaatagaaattactttttttatttaaaaccctaattattataagttaataaaagctaaattaacttaaagttagtaataaatttactaattaaatatatatattaagatatataattaattaactttatatttaaaaactataaataaaataataataataaaaaagcagtaatttaaattaaatttatttataattataataaaatttaaagttatataatatatataaaagttaaatacttaatataataatatataaaaataatataactattaataatactttaaatttataataattatagtagttaatctttaagctattaatatattaatctgccctttaactataagtaagtaaCCTTATAGTATAGTAAAGCTACagctaaaaaggctattatattatataatattaatagtaaagttatttactatagaaCTAAATAGACCAAGTAAACTCAACAAGCACAGGATTGTGGTCTGATAGAATATTCCCATCAGGCTGCACAAAGACCTTAGGAACATAGTTAAAACTCTTAGCAGTAAGCTTTACAGAGCTGCCCGAGCGATAGCTAtggtcttattaatatattacaagCAAGACATTAAACCGAAACTGAGGGTGGTGACTTACAAAACCTTATCAACAATCTCACATGTGTTATCAGCGGCAGGGACCTTGCATGGGTTCGCAGTGGCCCCAGCCGTAGGAAACTTTCCCCCCTGGATGAGCTGGATCCAAGAGTCGCTGAAGCCGGCATCGGTCAGTTTGTTGATGCTTCGACCTGCATTGGTCCATCTGTCATTGGTATCACCAGCGACGATCACGGCCCTTCCCTGGGAGTTTGCGTTGATGTAGGCCAGGATCTGATCGATACCTGCAGAACGAGCATCGACATCACCTTGGTCCGAGCTAAACGGCGGATGGTCAGTCTCATCCAATATATATCAATCGACTCACATACCCAGCATCAGCATGAAGGTTGTAAAGATCAACCTCAATGCTCTGAATCTTCATGCGCATAAAGCTGAAACCCTTGGGGGTCAAACAATCGCCAGAGTTCAGGTTGCACTTGTTCCACTTCTTGCGGACAAGGCCAGTCCAGTCATAGTTGGCGACAGTGTTGAGACCATCGCCAAACGGAACGCCCCCAGAGGTAGGAGTACGGTAAGGATGGTTGTCAGTCGCATAGATGTAGGCATGGTAGTTGAAGTCCTCTTGCATATGAACAACATCATACTTCTGAGTGGCAAGAACGGTGCCAATGAGGTTGGCGTTGGTTCCCTTGTCACCAGGAACctcgttgttgttgatgatagcAGGAAGTCCAGCGACGTTGTAGGTAAGGAAGTTGAAGTTTCCAGTAGTCTGTCCTACTGAGAGACCACCAAGAGCGAGGGCGGCGGCAAGGAGCCGGCTGGACATGGTGCGGATTGACATGTTTTCTTGGCTTGTAGGTGAATAAGACTGAAGCTATGGTGATTTCTTTGATATTCGCCGTCTATTTATGGGGAGAGCGacatgaagaggagaacagCAAGTCCAAGCTTCATGGGCCGATCTGTCATGTTGCATCGTGATCAGCATAATACCTTCCTGTCAGGGGTCCAATGCCGGACCTCGTGAAGTGATATCGCGGCTTCAAACTACAAAAACGATTGTTGTCCGAaaagcagcttcttctttccaactTCATAAACCGCGGCATATAGAGACCATCACATTTACACGCTACGTCAGTGAGGCACGTAGATGGATTCTTTTGTTTTACTGGTTTACTATTGCTCTTGAAGCATTTCCGAATCTGGCAATTGGCCCGTCTTTACCGAGGGTTTGACTTTTCCACCAATGCATCGATGGATACCAAGCTTCTTAGCATTATGCGACCGAATAGGTTATTCCCTCGAGAACACGTGCCGGACTATCCCCTGCTAGGCCCGTTCGCTATCGCGGCACAGTTGATAGATCTCAATTGACATCGAGCGGAAGGGCGGAAATAGAGAGTCTGGATGACATTTAGTCTATACAGAATTGGAGTTTAATTTCCGGGTCGAGCAAGGGCTGTCGtagttctatatatttctccTCATTGTTGAACGTTGAactttcttctttgcttgTCTATCTGTGCCCTCATTCCCAAAGATTTTCATCCATAAATAGTGACACTATGAGAGGCCCATTTATTGCCGTCGCCCTGTTAGGCTCAGCATGCTCCGCACGCAACGCAGGAGTCGGCGCTTCGCTTGATCCCGTGCAAGCAGTTCTATTGCCCGATGGCGCTTCAGCAAAGAACCCTCT
This DNA window, taken from Fusarium fujikuroi IMI 58289 draft genome, chromosome FFUJ_chr11, encodes the following:
- a CDS encoding related to endonuclease/exonuclease/phosphatase family protein, with protein sequence MSIRTMSSRLLAAALALGGLSVGQTTGNFNFLTYNVAGLPAIINNNEVPGDKGTNANLIGTVLATQKYDVVHMQEDFNYHAYIYATDNHPYRTPTSGGVPFGDGLNTVANYDWTGLVRKKWNKCNLNSGDCLTPKGFSFMRMKIQSIEVDLYNLHADAGSDQGDVDARSAGIDQILAYINANSQGRAVIVAGDTNDRWTNAGRSINKLTDAGFSDSWIQLIQGGKFPTAGATANPCKVPAADNTCEIVDKVFYRSGSSVKLTAKSFNYVPKVFVQPDGNILSDHNPVLVEFTWSI